ATTTTCCAGGTATTCAAGGTTTAGGATATAGTGTTGTTTTAAAAGAAGATGAATTACAAACAAATATAAAAAATATTAGAGATGAAGGATTTCCTTATTACGATATTCATCCAAAAGGTAAAAGAGAGGTATACACTTCAATAATTTATATTGAGCCTTTTGACTCAAGAAATAAAAGAGCCTTTGGTTACGATATGTATTCTCAAGAACAACGACGAGAAGCTATGAATAGAACTATTGAAACAGGTTTACCTGCTCTATCTACAAAGGTTACACTAGTTCAAGAAAATGGAACTGATGTACAAACTGGATTTCTTCTATATACACCTCATTACAAAAATACTGATTTAAATACTAAAGAACAAAGATATAAAGCAATTAAAGGTTTTGTATATGCAGTATTTAGAACAAAAGATTTTTTAAATGCAGCAATTGGTAATTCATTAGAGATTATAAATATAAAAATGTATGATGGCAATATAAAAAATGCACAGACACTTT
This sequence is a window from Poseidonibacter parvus. Protein-coding genes within it:
- a CDS encoding CHASE domain-containing protein — its product is MNYKFKKFYLLLLVIGILSSLTLGYFSYKNFLEKEQIQFDFHSKNIIKQIENRMDTYREILHSGEGFFEASNDVNRKEWNIFVNKLQIQKYFPGIQGLGYSVVLKEDELQTNIKNIRDEGFPYYDIHPKGKREVYTSIIYIEPFDSRNKRAFGYDMYSQEQRREAMNRTIETGLPALSTKVTLVQENGTDVQTGFLLYTPHYKNTDLNTKEQRYKAIKGFVYAVFRTKDFLNAAIGNSLEIINIKMYDGNIKNAQTLFYDSSTKENKDNTFVNTITMKLDWSGNMNSYSEFNNSEIK